From Leptolyngbya sp. FACHB-261, the proteins below share one genomic window:
- a CDS encoding nuclear transport factor 2 family protein yields the protein MSNFETVQELYRAFREKDYDAFLHICTDDLEWIQNKGFPDGTTRKGVTEVIEGVFKANDSKWEGFAYQIEQFLDAGDSIVVLGQYVGHHRVSSKLMSASAAHIYDLRAGKICRFRMYADTKTIWDAIIS from the coding sequence ATGAGCAACTTTGAGACTGTTCAAGAACTTTACCGTGCCTTTCGCGAAAAGGACTACGATGCTTTCCTGCACATTTGCACCGATGATCTTGAATGGATTCAGAACAAGGGGTTTCCAGATGGTACTACTCGCAAAGGTGTTACTGAGGTGATTGAAGGGGTCTTTAAAGCTAACGATAGTAAATGGGAAGGGTTTGCCTATCAAATCGAACAGTTTCTTGATGCAGGTGATTCGATCGTTGTCCTTGGGCAATATGTCGGACATCACCGTGTTTCGAGCAAATTAATGTCTGCATCTGCTGCACACATTTACGATTTACGCGCCGGGAAAATTTGTCGCTTTCGCATGTATGCGGACACAAAAACAATCTGGGATGCAATAATATCTTGA
- a CDS encoding NAD(P)H-dependent oxidoreductase, with protein sequence MHTLIIFAHPVEGTFPHAVLQAFVRGIEDNPGTTAEIVDLHQEGFDPRFTQADHAHFWGEPLPTEIAVEHARVDRSDALVFIFPVYWWGMPALMKGWLDRVLTGGWAWSVDPQATSRGLLKNRPTLILATGGSRKATYEKYGYDNAMKAQLEVGTFAYCGLTDVESHYFLDVEGEANAERRHLYLKTAENLGRAFTSPDRTSKCIHQGSVRLSG encoded by the coding sequence ATGCATACTCTGATCATCTTTGCACACCCTGTTGAGGGAACCTTTCCTCATGCTGTTTTACAAGCTTTTGTCAGGGGCATTGAAGATAACCCTGGAACCACAGCTGAGATTGTTGATCTGCATCAAGAGGGGTTTGACCCTCGATTTACCCAAGCCGATCACGCTCACTTTTGGGGTGAACCTCTGCCAACTGAGATAGCAGTAGAACACGCTCGTGTCGATCGATCAGATGCACTAGTCTTCATCTTTCCAGTTTACTGGTGGGGGATGCCTGCCCTGATGAAAGGTTGGCTTGATCGCGTCCTTACTGGAGGCTGGGCCTGGTCTGTTGATCCCCAAGCAACCAGCCGAGGGTTGCTGAAAAATCGCCCAACCCTGATTCTTGCTACAGGTGGCTCAAGGAAAGCAACCTATGAAAAGTATGGCTACGACAATGCTATGAAGGCGCAGCTTGAGGTGGGTACCTTTGCTTATTGCGGACTCACAGATGTTGAGAGCCATTACTTTCTTGATGTGGAGGGTGAAGCAAATGCAGAGCGTCGCCATCTCTACTTGAAAACCGCAGAAAACCTAGGACGAGCATTTACCAGTCCCGATCGGACGAGTAAATGTATCCATCAAGGATCAGTGCGGCTTTCAGGTTGA
- a CDS encoding helix-turn-helix domain-containing protein codes for MQAQDFQPTAIANRDITGIDAWDTCDNRHSTIACPTSEVLDLIAHKWTVQIIYYLHQQRVLRFRQLHRLVAPITQKELTKRLRKLESVGLINRTAYAEVPPRVEYQLTELGLTLVQPLAVLAQWAEDNLDTIKAHQSQNQNID; via the coding sequence ATGCAAGCACAGGACTTTCAGCCAACGGCGATCGCCAATCGCGACATAACTGGAATTGATGCCTGGGATACCTGTGACAATCGTCATTCAACGATAGCTTGTCCAACAAGCGAAGTACTTGATTTAATCGCACATAAATGGACGGTGCAGATTATTTACTACCTACACCAGCAAAGAGTGCTTCGCTTCCGTCAACTGCATCGTCTTGTTGCACCGATCACTCAAAAAGAATTGACAAAACGGCTGCGGAAGCTAGAATCTGTGGGACTAATCAACCGTACGGCGTATGCAGAAGTTCCGCCTCGCGTTGAGTATCAATTAACCGAGTTGGGGCTAACTTTAGTGCAACCATTGGCTGTCTTAGCTCAATGGGCTGAGGACAATCTTGATACGATTAAAGCTCACCAATCTCAAAATCAGAATATTGATTAA
- a CDS encoding response regulator translates to MEERPLILLVEDQEDNQQLLAFILESLGFSYVIAANGAIALELAQQQPLDLILLDIAIPEIDGLEVVRQLKADSKTSTIPVVAVTAMAMVGDRDRILAAGFDAYVSKPYILDDIEEITTRYLGIPDAIKY, encoded by the coding sequence GTGGAGGAGCGCCCGCTCATATTGTTGGTTGAAGATCAGGAGGACAACCAACAGCTGCTCGCATTCATCTTGGAAAGCTTAGGATTCTCCTACGTTATTGCTGCTAACGGCGCTATAGCCCTAGAGCTAGCTCAGCAGCAGCCACTAGACCTAATTCTGCTTGATATTGCCATTCCGGAAATAGATGGGTTGGAGGTTGTGCGACAGCTCAAGGCGGATTCGAAAACCTCTACTATTCCAGTAGTCGCGGTTACAGCAATGGCAATGGTGGGAGATAGAGACCGTATACTTGCCGCTGGCTTTGACGCCTATGTGAGCAAGCCCTACATACTGGACGACATAGAGGAAATCACCACACGCTATTTGGGTATACCTGATGCCATTAAATACTGA
- a CDS encoding GAF domain-containing protein, protein MSDVLPQNPLTIPVPLNESERLAALYRYNILDTPPEAAFDRITALAARLFGMPIALVSLIDESRGWFKSAYGIDLKEVQRDATICSLALLSSEVLVIPDTRQDYRLTCNPFVQNEPGLRFYAGAPLLTRDGFNLGTLCLLDTKPRDALTDEQQEVLSDLAAMVVDELELRLAARRVAQIDRALLQVTQGVAAAIGEAFFSALVQHFTQTLGVDYTYIGLVSGDHQESIRTIAACAKGQIIDNFEYLLQDTPCREIIQNRKLCSYPKGVQAQFPNAPLLEPLNVESYVAIPFFDSIGTPLGLLGVMDGKPLENIQLAESLLTIFALRIATELERQQTEAARQQAQHELERLVQQRTAELSRANELLHLEIAERQQTEVTLQREQETLKVLLDNVQAGIVACNAEGTLTLFNQAAREFHGLPEQPPPTEQWATHYDLYLPDGKTRMPKEEIPLFRALQGETVDNVEMVIVPKQGTAQTLLASGQTILDAQGKKQGAVIVMHDITERKRAEEERAQLVREQAARAMAEVSQQQAAFLAEVSSVLASSLEYEQTLQSVANLAVPYFADWCSVDLLNDDCSISRVAVGHSDPEKVKLGWEVAQRYPRHLSDGDGISKVMQTGQSEIVPEITDEQLVASVPDPGYLQILRGLGLKSCIVAPLKARGRVLGSISFVFSESNRHYSLVNLDLAEELARCAAVAIDNARLYHMAQQAKQAAETAAERTARLQTVTAALSESLTPKQVAGVIVEQSMAALEATAALVVLVSADRTELEIVKSIGYQADLVESWRRFSINVDVPLAEAVRTGEPQWMETLANRIACYPHLAHIYSRYDFDSWMSLPLVVEGKSVGGMLLSFKEFKQLSQDEREFILALSRQCAQAISRAQSYEAERNARAEAEQANRVKDEFLAVLSHELRTPLNPILGWSKLLQNQKHDNATLTRGLQTIERNAKLQTQLIEDLLDVSRILRGKLSLNVAPVDLKPTLEAAMETVRLAAEAKAIQIQTQLNPTVGCVSGDADRLQQVVWNLLSNAVKFTPRGGQVQITLEQIDSQAQIQVSDTGKGITPEFLPYIFERFRQADSKTTREFGGLGLGLAIVRQLVELHGGTVQVDSAGEGQGTTFTVRLPLLPGKVKNVKDEKDNLQSLASRANPLQGVRILVVDDETDARELLVFVLEQAGAIVAEVTSVAEALQTFEQTNFDLLISDIGMPEMDGYMLMKQVRALEAEAKKIPAIALTAYAGDFNQQQALQAGFQKHISKPVEPSVLITNITALINR, encoded by the coding sequence ATGTCTGACGTGCTGCCTCAAAATCCCTTGACCATACCCGTGCCCCTCAACGAAAGCGAACGGTTAGCAGCACTTTATCGCTACAACATTCTCGACACACCACCCGAAGCAGCATTCGACCGCATCACCGCCTTAGCTGCCCGTCTGTTTGGAATGCCAATCGCCCTAGTTTCCCTGATTGATGAGTCGCGCGGTTGGTTCAAATCGGCTTATGGCATTGACCTAAAAGAAGTGCAGCGGGATGCCACCATTTGCAGCTTAGCGCTGTTGTCCAGTGAGGTTTTAGTCATTCCCGATACCCGCCAAGACTATCGCCTCACCTGTAACCCATTTGTGCAAAATGAACCAGGTCTACGATTTTATGCAGGTGCACCATTGCTGACCCGAGATGGCTTTAATCTGGGCACCCTTTGTCTGCTTGATACAAAACCACGCGATGCGCTGACCGATGAGCAACAGGAAGTTTTGTCAGATCTTGCAGCAATGGTGGTGGATGAACTAGAGCTACGATTGGCAGCCCGCAGAGTTGCTCAGATTGATAGAGCTTTACTACAGGTAACCCAAGGTGTTGCTGCAGCAATAGGTGAAGCCTTTTTTTCTGCCCTAGTGCAACACTTCACCCAAACCTTAGGAGTTGACTACACATACATTGGTTTGGTGAGCGGGGACCATCAAGAGTCGATTAGAACGATTGCCGCCTGTGCTAAAGGGCAAATCATCGACAACTTTGAATACCTATTGCAGGATACTCCGTGTCGGGAGATCATCCAAAACCGAAAACTGTGTTCTTATCCCAAGGGAGTCCAGGCGCAATTTCCCAATGCACCACTGCTAGAGCCTCTGAATGTGGAAAGCTATGTAGCGATTCCGTTTTTTGACTCAATAGGTACACCCCTCGGTTTGTTGGGGGTCATGGATGGCAAACCCTTAGAAAATATCCAGCTTGCAGAGTCTTTACTGACCATCTTTGCCCTGCGGATTGCCACCGAACTAGAGCGCCAGCAAACTGAAGCCGCACGGCAACAAGCGCAGCATGAGTTGGAGCGTCTGGTGCAACAACGAACGGCTGAATTATCCCGAGCAAACGAACTCCTTCACTTAGAAATTGCTGAACGCCAGCAAACCGAAGTCACCCTACAAAGAGAACAGGAGACGCTGAAGGTATTGCTAGATAACGTGCAAGCAGGGATTGTCGCCTGTAACGCTGAAGGAACCTTAACTCTATTCAACCAAGCGGCACGAGAATTTCATGGATTACCGGAGCAACCGCCACCCACAGAGCAGTGGGCAACCCACTATGACCTATATCTGCCTGATGGTAAAACACGAATGCCGAAGGAGGAGATCCCCCTGTTTCGAGCATTACAGGGAGAGACGGTTGACAACGTTGAGATGGTGATTGTTCCCAAGCAGGGCACAGCGCAAACTCTGCTCGCAAGTGGACAGACGATCCTTGATGCTCAGGGCAAAAAACAGGGCGCAGTCATCGTGATGCATGACATCACCGAACGCAAACGGGCTGAGGAGGAACGGGCGCAATTGGTGCGCGAGCAAGCTGCTCGGGCCATGGCTGAAGTATCCCAGCAACAGGCAGCCTTTTTGGCAGAGGTCAGTTCTGTGCTGGCTTCTTCACTGGAGTATGAGCAAACCCTGCAAAGCGTTGCCAATTTAGCCGTTCCCTATTTTGCAGACTGGTGCTCTGTAGATTTGCTCAATGATGATTGCAGCATCAGTCGGGTTGCTGTGGGGCATTCGGACCCCGAAAAAGTGAAGCTGGGGTGGGAAGTTGCTCAACGCTATCCCAGGCATCTGAGTGACGGGGATGGGATCTCGAAGGTGATGCAAACCGGGCAGAGTGAAATTGTCCCTGAAATTACCGATGAGCAGTTAGTGGCATCTGTTCCAGATCCTGGATACTTACAAATCCTACGAGGGTTAGGCTTAAAGTCTTGCATTGTGGCTCCTTTAAAGGCACGGGGACGAGTGCTAGGCAGTATCTCCTTTGTCTTTTCGGAATCTAATCGTCACTACAGCTTGGTTAACCTGGATTTGGCTGAGGAGCTGGCACGTTGTGCTGCGGTCGCCATTGACAATGCCCGCCTCTATCACATGGCTCAACAGGCAAAGCAAGCTGCCGAAACAGCCGCTGAGCGCACGGCTCGTTTACAAACAGTGACAGCTGCCCTTTCAGAATCCCTTACCCCTAAGCAAGTTGCAGGTGTAATCGTGGAACAGAGCATGGCAGCTTTAGAGGCTACGGCTGCCCTAGTGGTTTTAGTGAGTGCAGATAGGACGGAACTAGAAATTGTCAAATCGATCGGTTATCAAGCAGACCTAGTAGAGTCTTGGCGCAGGTTTTCGATCAATGTTGATGTCCCACTGGCAGAAGCTGTCCGAACGGGGGAGCCTCAGTGGATGGAAACATTGGCAAACCGAATTGCTTGCTATCCTCATCTCGCTCATATCTACAGCCGATACGATTTCGACTCCTGGATGTCGCTTCCTTTAGTTGTGGAAGGCAAATCTGTGGGCGGCATGCTGCTCAGTTTTAAGGAGTTCAAGCAACTGAGCCAGGATGAGCGCGAGTTTATTCTTGCCCTTAGCCGCCAGTGCGCTCAGGCAATTTCCCGGGCCCAATCCTATGAGGCAGAACGCAATGCAAGAGCCGAGGCAGAACAGGCCAACCGGGTGAAGGATGAATTTTTAGCGGTGCTGTCCCATGAGTTGCGCACGCCGCTCAACCCCATCTTGGGCTGGTCAAAGCTCCTGCAAAACCAGAAGCACGATAATGCTACCTTGACTCGTGGTTTGCAAACGATCGAGCGCAACGCCAAATTGCAAACTCAACTGATTGAAGATTTATTGGATGTCTCCCGAATTCTGCGGGGCAAACTCAGTCTCAATGTGGCTCCCGTAGATCTAAAGCCCACCCTTGAAGCCGCAATGGAAACAGTGCGTCTGGCAGCAGAAGCGAAGGCAATTCAGATTCAAACCCAACTAAACCCAACTGTGGGGTGCGTCTCAGGGGATGCCGATCGCTTACAGCAAGTTGTTTGGAATCTACTCTCCAATGCTGTCAAGTTCACACCACGGGGTGGACAAGTGCAAATTACCTTAGAGCAGATTGATTCTCAAGCGCAGATTCAAGTTAGTGATACCGGAAAGGGCATTACACCAGAATTTCTTCCTTATATCTTTGAGCGCTTTCGCCAAGCCGATAGTAAAACCACCCGTGAGTTTGGTGGCTTAGGGTTAGGATTAGCGATCGTGCGGCAACTGGTTGAACTGCATGGCGGTACAGTTCAGGTCGACAGCGCTGGTGAAGGACAGGGCACAACGTTCACAGTCAGACTACCGCTACTCCCGGGTAAGGTCAAAAACGTGAAGGATGAAAAAGATAATCTTCAGTCTCTCGCCTCCAGGGCGAATCCTTTACAAGGTGTTCGAATTTTGGTTGTGGATGATGAAACGGATGCTCGTGAATTGCTGGTTTTTGTACTGGAACAGGCTGGAGCAATCGTCGCTGAAGTTACCTCTGTAGCCGAAGCACTCCAAACGTTTGAGCAGACAAACTTTGATCTGCTAATCAGTGACATCGGGATGCCAGAGATGGATGGTTACATGCTGATGAAACAGGTGCGGGCTTTAGAAGCAGAAGCTAAGAAAATTCCAGCCATTGCACTGACAGCCTACGCTGGAGACTTCAACCAACAACAAGCCTTGCAAGCAGGATTTCAGAAGCATATTTCTAAACCTGTAGAGCCTTCTGTACTAATTACTAACATTACAGCTCTGATTAATCGGTGA